The proteins below come from a single Xyrauchen texanus isolate HMW12.3.18 chromosome 3, RBS_HiC_50CHRs, whole genome shotgun sequence genomic window:
- the rnf181 gene encoding E3 ubiquitin-protein ligase RNF181, whose amino-acid sequence MASYFDEHDCEPTNPEEQYRQNALLELARSLMQGLDIDSGSFDLSDWGQRLPPPAAKAVVQSLPVVIISPEQADKGLKCPVCLLEFEEQETVREMPCKHLFHTGCILPWLSKTNSCPLCRLELPTDNPDYEEFKKDKERRRQREHRLEDLHGAMYT is encoded by the exons ATGGCCTCATATTTCGACGAGCATGACTGTGAACCCACAAATCCAGAAGAACAGTACAGACAGAATGCCCTGCTGGAGCTTGCAAG gtCTCTAATGCAGGGCCTCGACATAGATTCAGGTTCATTTGATTTGTCGGATTGGGGCCAGCGTCTTCCTCCTCCTGCAGCAAAAGCTGTGGTTCAGAGCCTTCCTGTGGTCATCATCTCCCCTGAACAAGCTG ATAAAGGACTGAAGTGTCCGGTGTGTTTACTGGAGTTTGAGGAGCAAGAAACAGTGAGAGAGATGCCCTGTAAACATCTGTTCCACACAGGGTGTATTCTGCCTTGGCTAAGTAAG ACCAATTCATGTCCTTTGTGTCGACTTGAACTACCCACTGACAATCCAGACTATGAGGAGTTTAAGAAAGATAAG GAACGAAGAAGACAAAGAGAACATAGACTAGAGGATCTCCACGGAGCCATGTATACATGA
- the si:ch211-102c2.8 gene encoding trichohyalin, giving the protein MSNGFRCSVPSPEKTSCGTTFKTIMEKVDHDGSGENTDELLSADADDAGVDVYRLIPLPLSHDHCDHLLDAIDAQLSCLQTHSHNQMPQGNSKRYEFPSLGNLDRSWSLSNDTGLGSTVQTNYKTASTSDRTPSGKGGQTEHQPVEMIKVGASVTDMWHPEGNGSLSSVSRKEQCCWRLERLLGRSAEIVGMENLEDSICTEDFSTHFRNEMLDMPGTAPAPDAPMNRSDTADHIEPQRSPHHERSKNHPQHLSKTPIRHLAGIPMQSFDSVTIDTDLETVCSEQVRQHLKSALSNSTGSEFHLIKENGFCTRQAIKNKTESFSSDDEGTIDEMSGEGAMSTLYYRGSRHTSGRKGKRRRAHQSRRKNSHTSAERPQDKIIIDRDKLRELRLSLAELQQQKTAVVQSLEKLRQEMDQGKREQYSLQLSMRDNRAQAQNIRCELHRLQAQRDLCLEEVKVLQEQQVTLDQRQHFALNQDISCHNCVNRNVSALEREEMDRLLDNAKSELFSEQRHFRHSLESIQEELEQREEDCRALRQKCSDLEGQLVYTIREREQIKESSQEELKQQANRFGVLEKIIAQKDLLLQGMEEEKKALHLELNSLREEHSLKLSEIKDRTQKDKEQEIEQLTLQLAKSHKEELQMMYQQAEVLRSAALSEQAQTHKQSIDTFQNCIQMKDEEVKRLKETLEQHEENMRRQAEELRRETQEKIGKAVKREERNWKEQREKALREQRGILEEQIEEAEKKGKVELEKERRNTLALQNKLIEIQKEAEKEMVCLKKSFQCSEKELQELRSALIEKEQKHQRRTARHEQQSRHWVQDIYTECVYLQELLKYNGLTVESKHLSDRPTMSEALQTLQSITKVLKQLINDLKNELSSQRRAALQHSRDKEQDSCLQKEQLIEEKEQALAALKDKLIKEHIEEMSSLSRAQLHRGDDDTDGLFARLRRQLQAKDDELRQVVNNMAHWKDKTTARLARKFELELTAELERKALKPRAEQQKRLERLENEMRQLTRQCGDYRESQLASTALQSDPDFQKSPSTQDLTSYKLLRHLQTRIHQLQAESQTHCTSLGKWGREDRDLGGSYLDTIDPAKESNKTEGCLPASTFPS; this is encoded by the exons ATGTCAAACGGTTTCCGCTGTTCAGTCCCGTCTCCAGAGAAAACCTCCTGTGGAACTACGTTCAA aacaATCATGGAAAAAGTAGATCATGATGGATCTGGAGAGAACACTGATGAGCTGCTCTCTGCAG ATGCGGATGATGCAGGAGTTGATGTTTATAGGCTCATACCTCTGCCATTATCCCATGATCACTGCGATCACCTACTGGATGCCATAGATGCACAGCTAAGTTGTCTACAG ACCCACAGCCATAACCAAATGCCTCAAGGAAACTCCAAGAGATATGAATTTCCCTCCTTGG GCAATCTTGATCGGAGCTGGTCTTTAAGTAATGACACAGGTCTGGGAAGCACTGTTCAGACAAATTATAAAACAGCATCAACTTCTGATCGGACCCCTTCAG GCAAAGGTGGCCAAACAGAACATCAGCCAGTAGAAATGATAAAGGTTGGAGCTTCAGTCACAGACATGTGGCATCCTGAGGGAAATGGCAGTTTAAGCTCAGTGTCCAGGAAAGAGCAGTGCTGCTGGAGACTAGAGAGGCTTCTTGGAAGAAGTGCTGAAATAGTAGGAATGGAAAACTTAGAGGACAGCATCTGCACTGAGGACTTCTCAACTCACTTCAGAAATGAGATGCTGGACATGCCTGGCACAG CGCCAGCCCCTGATGCTCCCATGAACAGAAGTGACACTGCAGATCATATTGAGCCCCAGAGGAGTCCTCATCATGAAAGATCAAAGAATCACCCACAGCATCTCTCCAAAACACCAATCAGACATCTCGCAG gAATTCCTATGCAGAGTTTTGATTCAGTCACCATAGACACTGATCTAGAAACAGTGTGCTCAGAACAGGTTCGACAGCACCTGAAGTCTGCTCTCAGCAACAGCACAGGTTCAG AATTTCATCTGATAAAAGAAAATGGATTCTGTACAAGACAAgccatcaaaaacaaaactgaatcCTTCAG cTCTGATGATGAGGGAACCATTGATGAGATGAGTGGTGAAGGTGCCATGTCTACGCTTTACTACAGAGGCAGCAGACACACATCTGGCAGGAAGGGAAAGCGGAGGAGGGCCCACCAGAGCAGAAGAAAAAACTCCCATACA AGTGCAGAGAGACCTCAGGACAAGATCATCATAGATAGAGATAAACTCAGAGAGCTTAGACTGTCACTTGCTGAGCTTCAGCAGCAAAAAACA GCTGTGGTTCAATCTCTGGAGAAGCTGAGACAGGAAATGGATCAGGGTAAGAGGGAGCAGTACTCTCTACAGCTCAGTATGAGGGATAACAGAGCACAGGCCCAGAACATTAG gTGTGAGTTACACAGACTGCAGGCTCAGAGGGACTTATGTTTGGAGGAGGTCAAGGTTCTGCAGGAGCAACAGGTCACTCTAGATCAGAGGCAACATTTTGCACTGAACCAGGACATCAGCTGTCACAAT TGTGTAAACCGAAATGTGTCTGCTCTGGAGAGGGAAGAGATGGATAGGCTGCTGGATAATGCCAAATCTGAACTATTCTCAGAACAGAGACACTTTAGACACTCACTGGAGTCTATACAGGAG GAGTTAGAGCAGAGAGAAGAGGACTGCAGGGCTCTCCGACAGAAATGCAGTGATTTGGAGGGGCAGTTGGTTTATACAATCAGAGAAAGAGAACAAATAAAAGAG TCTTCACAGGAAGAGCTAAAGCAGCAGGCAAACCGGTTTGGAGTGCTGGAGAAAATTATTGCCCAGAAAGATCTTCTTCTGCAGGGGATGGAGGAGGAAAAGAAAGCCCTTCATCTGGAGCTCAACTCACTTAGAGAGGAGCACAGCTTAAAGCTGTCAGAAATAAAGGACAGGACACAGAAAGACAAG GAGCAAGAGATTGAGCAACTGACATTACAGTTAGCAAAAAGCCACAAAGAAGAACTTCAAATG ATGTATCAGCAGGCAGAGGTGTTGAGATCAGCTGCTCTCAGTGAACAAGCTCAAACCCACAAACAGAGCATCGACACCTTCCAAAACTGCATCCAG aTGAAAGATGAGGAGGTTAAGAGACTAAAAGAGACTCTAGAGCAGCATGAGGAGAACATGAGAAGGCAAGCAGAGGAACTGAGAAGAGAAACTCAGGAAAAG ATTGGAAAGGCTGTGAAGCGAGAGGAAAGGAATTGGAAGGAGCAGAGAGAGAAGGCTCTCAGAGAGCAGCGTGGGATCCTGGAGGAGCAGATAGAGGAGGCGGAAAAGAAAGGGAAAGTGGAGttggagaaagagagaaggaacaCCCTGGCCTTGCAAAATAAACTTATTGAGATTCAGAAA GAGGCTGAGAAAGAGATGGTGTGTCTGAAGAAAAGTTTCCAGTGCTCTGAAAAAGAGCTTCAGGAGCTGAGGTCAGCCCTCATTGAGAAGGAGCAAAAACACCAGAGAAGAACAGCCAGACACGAGCAGCAGAGCAGGCACTGGGTGCAGGACATATACACTGAGTGTGTTTATCTGCAAGAGTTGCTTAAGTACAATGGCCTGACTGTTGAGAGCAAACACCTGTCAGACAG GCCTACAATGAGTGAAGCTCTTCAGACTCTGCAGTCCATCACAAAGGTCCTAAAACAGCTTATCAATGATCTAAAGAATGAGCTTAGCTCACAGAGACGGGCTGCACTACAGCACAGCCGTGATAAG GAGCAAgattcatgtcttcagaaagaGCAGCTGATAGAGGAAAAGGAACAAGCACTAGCAGCACTAAAAGACAAACTCATAAAA GAGCACATTGAGGAAATGAGTAGCCTATCCAGAGCCCAGCTACACAGGGGTGATGACGATACAGATGGACTGTTTGCACGTCTGCGCAGGCAGCTGCAGGCTAAAGATGATGAGCTTAGGCAGGTGGTGAATAACATGGCACACTGGAAAGACAAAACCACTGCAAGACTTGCACGCAAATTTGAATTGGAGCTCACCGCAGAGCTGGAGAG AAAGGCCCTAAAACCCAGAGCAGAACAGCAGAAGAGATTGGAGAGACTGGAGAATGAGATGAGACAGCTAACTAGG CAATGCGGAGACTATAGAGAATCCCAGTTAGCCTCCACTGCTCTTCAAAGTGACCCAGACTTCCAAAAGTCCCCAAGTACCCAGGACCTGACCTCATATAAACTACTGCGGCACCTACAGACTCGCATTCACCAGCTGCAGGCAGAGAGTCAGACCCACTGCACCAGCCTAGGCAAGTGGGGCAGGGAAGACAGGGACCTGGGAGGGTCTTATCTGGATACG ATTGATCCAGCCAAGGAGAGCAATAAGACTGAGGGTTGCTTACCAGCTAGCACCTTTCCCAGTTAA